Within Bacillus sp. E(2018), the genomic segment TTGAAAAAGCAAATGTTTTTCCGATCTGTTTATAACCAATAAAAATAAACGGTAAGTTCAACGCGAATAGAAAGAGTCCTAATTTTAATCCTGTTATGTGTGATAGCATGATTGAGATACCCGCTATCCCACCATCAATAACATTATTGGGTACTAGAAATATCTCTAATCCGACTGCCATCAAGATGGCTCCGAAAGTAATAAGGATGGCCCTTGTAGCAAGTTTTCCTTTTGTTAGCTTTCGGTGTTGTTTCTTAATCTGTTCCATGGCTTGCGTATTTGTAATTGCTTCTCCTGTCATAATTGTACCTCCACGCTTTCCCTTATAATCTTACGTCAATCTGTGTTTTAATAGGATCTTCCTTAGAGATCCCTAGATATTTAAGTGTTTCAGAAGGACTTGAATGGTTGAAATGTCTTTGTAATAGAGATATGGCTACTCCCCTTTTATAGGCATGGTAGCCGAATGTTTTTCTGAGAGAGTTCGTACCAATCTTACCTTTGATCCCCGCATGTTCGGCAGCTTGATGAATGACTCGATATGCTTGCTGTCGAGTAATCGGCAACTTCGTTTTTTTGGACAGAAATAAAAAATCCTCTCGCTTTAGCTCTGCACATTCAACATACTGAGCAATGATCTTCTTCACTGTTTCGTTTAAGAAAACTTCTTTATTCCCTTCTTTGTTAGGAACAGAATAAAAATCATGAACGATTAAATCTTCCGATAATAAATCTTTTACTTGAATACTTAGCAATTCAGTAATCTTCAAACCCG encodes:
- a CDS encoding tyrosine-type recombinase/integrase, encoding MEYVEALRDIKEINAIKRYLKKNSVRDYVLFVLGINTGLKITELLSIQVKDLLSEDLIVHDFYSVPNKEGNKEVFLNETVKKIIAQYVECAELKREDFLFLSKKTKLPITRQQAYRVIHQAAEHAGIKGKIGTNSLRKTFGYHAYKRGVAISLLQRHFNHSSPSETLKYLGISKEDPIKTQIDVRL